Below is a genomic region from Leptospira yasudae.
CTATGTCGCCGAGGATGGACTTTTTCTGGGTGTTCTTCTGCGCTTCTGAAGCGGTGTCGTCGCTTAACAAATCCTGAAAGTAGACGCTTATAAAGTAAAAGTAGATAACGTCGATCGTAGTCACCACTCCGGAAAGAAGTACGAGTGTCTTATTATCCAGAATGATTCCCACGATTTCCAAAAACGCGCACAGGGAAACGGAGACGACCAAACCCGCCAACAGCTTGGACTTTAAACGTTTGAATTCGAAAACGTGATTGGCGACCATGTGATAAACGGCCATGCCGACGTAAACTATTACGAACATATCCGTAAGATAGAGAAACATTCCGAATTCTAATCTGCTCTGCTGATCGTATAAACTCGCGATCGGAATCGACAAAACGATCGGAGGAATCAGGTTCCAATAGTATTTGGAAGGAAGATGACTGTGTTTGGAAAAGACCATGACGGAACAAAGATATACGAGAATTCCCGCGGTTGACAACGCGATCAGATCGACCTGAAACAGGAATCTCTTCATCCAATTGTATGAAATCGCGTTGATCGAATATTCGTCGAAATACTGAAAGATCGCAGTCAGTATCAAAAGCGCGGAAAGAAAATAATCGATCTGCCCTTTCGCTTTTATCAAACGTCCGATTCCGACGATCAATGCAAAGAATGCGCCGAACCGCGCGATCTCAATCAATAAGTCTTCCCTAAGGAACCAATCTATCACATTCAACATAATCTCAACTTCCACACCTGAGTTTCTTCTTTTATAATTCGATTTTCATTTCATGAAGAATTTCTAAATCATATCAATCGTTTTAATCAATATAATATTTCCCTTCACTCCCTTGTTCGATTCAATTGACCAACAAAATATTGCCGGTTTTTTTTCACTTCAAAGATGCCTGACGTATAGAGTGAGGAACCATCGACATATATTCGAGAACGAACTCCAAACTTTACTCCACGATCGCTTTATCCGATCTTCTCGCTAATTGCGTATGAGCCGTTTAAAAGCGGTATAAAAAGCTCTATTTCATTTTGAATCCTTATATACAACAGATCCGTAAGTTCGTTCGAATCCTTGATAAAGTGCAAAGGTCTTTCTAAAATCAAGGAAGGAAGAGACCACATCGTGACGTAAGTGCGTACGCGGTTCTTTAATTCGTTTCGGGCTGGCTTCGTGCAAAACTCGAACTGTTCTTCGCTTAATATTTCCTCCGGAATCTGTTCCATCAGAATCAGATTCGATTCCGTCATCATATGTTCGCTTAGCTTCGCGTTCAATGTCGCCAAAATATCCAAAACCTCGTTCACACGATCCGCGATCGAATCGCTTCTTAAGATCCTTATCAACTCGATGACGAGCCTCTTCAGAGAATCGTTCTGTTTTTTATACGCTTCGGTTGGCATGCTTCTCTCTCACCTTTAATCTTCTTTATATTTGAACCTGTTTTATCTTTGTTTGAATGTTCGATCCTTAGGACCGTTTTCTCTTTGTGTAAGCTTTGCTCGTAGTTCGTCCGTATAACCTTTTAAGGATTTTGAAATCCTAAGACTTTCCTGAACGATTCGAAAAACCTCCGAAACCCCGGATTCCATTTCGATGTTCGTATTTTTGTGCCGTTTGATCGAATGATAGATCTCGTCCGATTTCCGATCAATCTGATCGGTATTGTATTTGATTCTTTCGCGCTTTCGAGTTTGAAGCCCGACGAGATCCACGATTTCTTCGCCCGAAGATTTTAGCTTATTAAGATCGCCGACTATAACTTCGTACAGAGCAAGAGAACGTTCCACGAGAGAATGTCCCGTATTCGCCTCCTGAAAACTTTTTTGAATCAGAGCTTCGATTGTCTTTGCGCTTTTATCCGTTTCCTCCGCCAAAGAACCGATCTCCTTTGCGACCACCGAAAATCCCCTTCCGTAAACGCCCGCCCTCGCAGATTCGATCGCGGCGTTTAATGCGAGTAAGTTGACTCTCTCCGAAATCTGCTTGATAAGCGAAGTGATGAGCTTCATCTCTTTGGAATTGTTTTCGATCTTTGTGACGCTATCGGCAAGTCGACCGATCGTATCCGAACCGCTTTCTATATTCGTCTGCATGGCCGAAACGCCCGTTAGGGAATTTTCGACTGCAGCGCCGACTCGATCGATCATCTCGTCGAGTTGTTTGATTTCCACGTTCAAAGAAGAAACCAAAACGTAATACGAATCGGAACTGCGATCGATCTGGTTGGCCTCATCGCGGATCGAAGTTACGAGGGATCGAACTTTGTCGATCCGATCGTGTTCGCTGTCGACATTCAAATCGAGAAGGGTTGAAGTCCGCGAGATCCAATCCGCGAGATCGGCAACTTCCAACAGTTTTTTTTCGCACGATTCCGTTTTCATTTTCAGATCGATTCCGTGGGTTTGAATCGTTTCCGCCAACGAGAGCAAAACGGGAGTATCTACGAGCCTTTCTTCCGCAAACGGAGAAAGCCGAAAGGAATCCGATTCGATTTGGCGGTTTAGAATTCCGATCTTTCTTGAAAACGCTTTCGAGTCGTAATAGAAAAAGCCGTTCAAAAAAACGAAGAAAAACAGAGTAACCGATCCGAAAAGAAATACCGTCCGCGCCGCGCGCGGCGAAGATGAATCTTCTGAAACCGTCTGACTTCTTATTAAGAATGGAGAGAAATCGAATTCTTCCGGTAGGGAACGAAAGCCGTCGATTTCGATCAGAAATCCTCGGTTTGCGGAATATGCCAATTTTTGAATCCGTTCGACTCGTTTGAATCGTGTGCTTTCAACGGAGGTGTTTCCCGTTTTGAATTGATACAATGTATAACAAAATACAACCGCATAAAGAAAGGTCGCCGCGGCCAAAACGGCGCGCGGGTTCCCCGCAAATCTTCGCATTCTTATGAGAATTTTACCTTTGAATTTCGTTTTCATAGATCAGGACCGGGCGGCTTTTATCGGAAGAATTTCTATCGAAATATTGCTAAACCGACATCAATGTTTGGCGCCTTCTATTGCCGTTTTTGCCACGATCTGATACACCGCGGCCCACAAACCCTTCAACTTCGGCGTGAATTCTTCTCCCAATCCTTGCTGCAACGTAGCCAGAAGCGCCGTCCCTACCACGTTATAATCTTCCGCTTTTACGCCGTATTTAAGATGTCTTTTGCCCATGTCTTCAATGACCGGCACTAAGCTGGAGAGATCGCCCAAACCGGAAACCAAAGTTCTAAGCATCAACATCAGCTTTCTTCCCTGCTCGCCCATATCCCCTTTAAACATCGCTTTATAAGTTGGTTCTAATTCAAAAAGTTTTTTATAAAACAAAGTAGCGACTTCTTCTTTGTTAACGTATACTTTTTCAAAGCTCGACCTTACCATTTCTACTTCATCATTTCCTAATATCATTCTGCTCTCCATTTTCCCGGATTCTATACGAAAAGATGAATATTACCAAGCGGATTTTGGAGTTTTCTCGGTTACGAAACTTTCAACTTAATTCAATCAGAACTGTAAAATAGAAATAATATTGATTTATAATTTGTTATCATATTTGTTTTATTTATCACAGCCCGGAATCATTTTGCTTTTTCTTGTCCGTAATTGAATACGAAAGGATATTTCTTTATAGATCGCCTATAAACACGGTCAAAAACTTGTTTTTCATTTTTTATTGTATTTGTAGATCGCGATAAATAACGTGAACAAAGACGCCTTCCGGAGATAGTTTATGGATACAAAAACCGATACGATCAGTTACAAAACGAATGATATAAAAATCACTGTCGAGAATATTTCTTCCGGAGGAACGTTACCCGGCCCAGCAGCAATGATTCAGCTCCAAGGAGACATCAACATTTTCTCGGCTAAGAAGTTGAAAGACACTTTCAACGAAGCGATCGAAAAGGAAATTTACATTCTTCTAATAGATGTATCCGGGGTCAAAGGAATGGATTCTTCCGGGATAGCGACTTTTATCGGAGCGCAGACGCGTTTGAATAAGATTCCGAACGCAGGACTCGTGCTCCATTCTCTTACTCCTCAGATCGAGAAAATGCTGGAGCTAACAAGGCTCAAAGCTTTGTTTCGCACGGCTCAGGATTTATCCGCGGCAATTCGTTTGTTTTCCGCTTAATAAAATTCCGCCGAATCCTCGAGCCTATGCGGGGATTCGAAACTCTTTTCTATCGTTTTTTCGAGCCGCGAGCCGTTCCCGTCTTAAATCATTCGATTTCGTTTCGCGGCTTCATTATAAAAACGCAATTTACACGGTTCCTAAGGATTTATAAAACCGATCCGCAAATTCTATAATTCCGTTTTTCATCGTTTCATCGCTTTGATACACTCTAGCGGTATAGGCTGGGTAGCAAAGTGACAAACAACGTGCAAGTATCTCCTCTCATTTTAAGAAGAGCCATTAAATTCTGCTCGGACAATTCGAAAGAAGGAATCATTCTATTCTCAAAAAACTGGGAACTACTGTATTCCAATTCGACCTTCGAACATCTGATCCAATCTCCTAACTTCCAAACCATATATGAGGCGCTTATGGCTTATTTTAAAACGACAAAGGCGATCGTATACGAAAAGGAAACGGGTCTGTCCAGTCTCCTTTTGGAATCGGGCGTCATCGATGTAGCCTATTTCAACGATATGACGCTGATGTTGAACTTCATCGTCCATGACTTGGAGGAAATCAATGCGGTGCGGTTTCTTACGGTAAGACAAAATCTTTCCGTGGATACGAAAGAATCCTTTTATCAGGACCGTTTCACGGGGCTTCCTAATAAGAATTATTTTCTTTCCATCTACAGCAACAACCGGATCTACAACAGCAACTCCAAGAAGGAATACTTTCTTTTTCTGATCTCGCTTTCCAATCCGGATTCGATTCTGAACAAAGAGGATAATTTTTATTACGAGTCGATCGCTCTTAAAATCGCGGATCGTCTCAAAAAATACATCTCCAAAGGAGATCAGATCTTCCGGTTAGGTTCGGAACGGTTTCTGATCGCGACTTCGAACATTGAATCCGAATTAGAAGCGGAATGGTTCGCCGAATGCATCATACTCTTGTTTTCGTTCCCATTCACGTATCGAGAACGCGAATTTCATTTAAACGCGAACGTCGGTTACGCCCAGTTCGACCAACAGGTTA
It encodes:
- a CDS encoding helix-turn-helix transcriptional regulator, coding for MNVIDWFLREDLLIEIARFGAFFALIVGIGRLIKAKGQIDYFLSALLILTAIFQYFDEYSINAISYNWMKRFLFQVDLIALSTAGILVYLCSVMVFSKHSHLPSKYYWNLIPPIVLSIPIASLYDQQSRLEFGMFLYLTDMFVIVYVGMAVYHMVANHVFEFKRLKSKLLAGLVVSVSLCAFLEIVGIILDNKTLVLLSGVVTTIDVIYFYFISVYFQDLLSDDTASEAQKNTQKKSILGDIDMDALDKQLNYLIHEERIYLDEDIRLPNVAEELGVSVHQLSSYLNDHKGINFNNYINQFRVEEAKMILINDPTRSVISVGNAVGFNSNSVFHRAFLRETGMSPKKFREAHLFKKHSPSYTLN
- a CDS encoding methyl-accepting chemotaxis protein — its product is MKTKFKGKILIRMRRFAGNPRAVLAAATFLYAVVFCYTLYQFKTGNTSVESTRFKRVERIQKLAYSANRGFLIEIDGFRSLPEEFDFSPFLIRSQTVSEDSSSPRAARTVFLFGSVTLFFFVFLNGFFYYDSKAFSRKIGILNRQIESDSFRLSPFAEERLVDTPVLLSLAETIQTHGIDLKMKTESCEKKLLEVADLADWISRTSTLLDLNVDSEHDRIDKVRSLVTSIRDEANQIDRSSDSYYVLVSSLNVEIKQLDEMIDRVGAAVENSLTGVSAMQTNIESGSDTIGRLADSVTKIENNSKEMKLITSLIKQISERVNLLALNAAIESARAGVYGRGFSVVAKEIGSLAEETDKSAKTIEALIQKSFQEANTGHSLVERSLALYEVIVGDLNKLKSSGEEIVDLVGLQTRKRERIKYNTDQIDRKSDEIYHSIKRHKNTNIEMESGVSEVFRIVQESLRISKSLKGYTDELRAKLTQRENGPKDRTFKQR
- a CDS encoding globin family protein; protein product: MILGNDEVEMVRSSFEKVYVNKEEVATLFYKKLFELEPTYKAMFKGDMGEQGRKLMLMLRTLVSGLGDLSSLVPVIEDMGKRHLKYGVKAEDYNVVGTALLATLQQGLGEEFTPKLKGLWAAVYQIVAKTAIEGAKH
- a CDS encoding STAS domain-containing protein: MDTKTDTISYKTNDIKITVENISSGGTLPGPAAMIQLQGDINIFSAKKLKDTFNEAIEKEIYILLIDVSGVKGMDSSGIATFIGAQTRLNKIPNAGLVLHSLTPQIEKMLELTRLKALFRTAQDLSAAIRLFSA